From the Mustela nigripes isolate SB6536 unplaced genomic scaffold, MUSNIG.SB6536 HiC_scaffold_1026, whole genome shotgun sequence genome, one window contains:
- the LOC132008783 gene encoding LOW QUALITY PROTEIN: nuclear transcription factor Y subunit beta-like (The sequence of the model RefSeq protein was modified relative to this genomic sequence to represent the inferred CDS: inserted 2 bases in 1 codon; substituted 1 base at 1 genomic stop codon): MTTNGDSARTDASLIGTAVHMGGSHYVIQTHDDNEHSMNDPEDKNGSKDCFREHDTYLPTANVARIMKMSYLKWKRLEAMKGEKGVGGRVIATDGLSEELTETQQQNVMVNTTXISGVQQIXFSGSEEM; the protein is encoded by the exons ATGACAACCAATGGCGATAGCGCTAGGACAGATGCTTCTCTAATAGGCACAGCTGTGCACATGGGAGGAAGCCACTATGTGATTCAGACTCATGATGACAATGAGCACAGCATGAATGATCCTGAAGACAAAAATGGTTCAAAAGACTGTTTCAGAGAACACGATACCTATCTTCCAACTGCAAATGTAGCAAGGATAATGAAAATGTCATACCTCAAATGGAAAAGACT AGAAGctatgaaaggagagaaaggagttgGTGGAAGAGTCATAGCTACAGATGGACTAAGTGAAGAACTTACagaaactcaacaacaaaatgtTATGGTCAATACAAC TATTTCTGGTGTTCAACAAATTTAGTTTTCAGGGTCTGAAGAAATG